One segment of Dolichospermum sp. DET69 DNA contains the following:
- a CDS encoding FtsX-like permease family protein — protein sequence MINKMFRKTPLAWRQLMKEKTRLLVAVAGIAFADMLIFIQMGFESALFDAAVQPHRNLQADLVLINPQFQTLISVKSFSRERLYQALSYNGVKSVSSIYVGTGQWRNPKTKLDRAILVWGVDPTTAGLKLPELQANKDYLKQLNQVLFDEAGRPEYGEIGSIFRATGKFNAELSGKNVSVKGLFKNGASFAADGNVMVSDSTFLQLFPTHKADKIEIGLITLQPGADIEQVKAQLKKGLNPDPQNTFVEVGTPEEFAQKERIYWVTGTGIGFIFGLGVIVGFIVGIVIVYQVLYADVSDHLPEYATLKAMGYTDNYLLGVLLQEALLLAALGYLPAFFLSFGLYQVTFAATLLPIYMKVDRAINVFILTVIMCTISGAIAMQKLRSADPADIF from the coding sequence ATGATTAATAAAATGTTTCGGAAAACGCCCCTAGCTTGGCGACAGTTGATGAAGGAAAAAACGCGGCTATTAGTTGCAGTGGCAGGAATTGCATTTGCGGATATGCTAATATTTATTCAAATGGGTTTTGAAAGTGCCTTATTTGATGCTGCTGTCCAACCTCATCGCAATTTACAAGCAGATTTAGTATTAATTAATCCCCAATTTCAAACTCTAATTTCAGTTAAAAGCTTTTCTAGAGAAAGACTTTATCAAGCATTAAGTTATAACGGCGTAAAATCAGTTAGTTCTATTTACGTTGGTACGGGACAATGGCGTAACCCTAAAACAAAACTTGATCGAGCTATTTTAGTTTGGGGTGTAGATCCAACTACCGCTGGTTTGAAATTGCCTGAATTGCAAGCAAATAAAGATTATCTTAAACAATTGAATCAAGTTTTATTTGATGAAGCTGGTCGTCCAGAATATGGAGAAATTGGCAGTATTTTTCGAGCAACTGGGAAGTTTAACGCCGAATTAAGCGGCAAAAATGTCAGTGTCAAGGGCTTATTTAAAAATGGTGCTTCCTTTGCTGCTGATGGGAATGTTATGGTTAGTGATTCTACTTTTTTGCAATTATTTCCTACTCATAAAGCAGATAAAATTGAAATTGGTTTAATTACACTTCAACCCGGTGCTGATATTGAACAAGTCAAAGCACAATTGAAAAAAGGATTAAATCCAGATCCCCAAAATACCTTTGTTGAAGTTGGTACTCCTGAAGAATTTGCCCAAAAAGAAAGAATTTATTGGGTTACTGGTACAGGTATTGGTTTTATTTTTGGGTTGGGTGTTATAGTCGGTTTTATTGTGGGTATTGTTATTGTTTATCAAGTTCTTTATGCCGATGTTTCTGATCACTTACCAGAATATGCAACTCTCAAGGCAATGGGTTATACAGATAATTATCTATTAGGAGTTTTATTACAAGAAGCATTATTATTAGCTGCTTTGGGTTATTTACCTGCATTTTTTCTATCTTTCGGACTATATCAAGTAACTTTTGCCGCAACTCTTTTACCAATTTATATGAAGGTAGATCGAGCAATTAATGTTTTTATCTTAACTGTAATTATGTGTACTATCTCTGGAGCAATTGCTATGCAAAAACTCCGTTCTGCTGATCCTGCGGATATTTTTTAA
- a CDS encoding helix-turn-helix transcriptional regulator, whose protein sequence is MILNEWQYSITKAEMKKFELAIAQLKSNLVPEDENEKICYEAYLESLQSQIEEFTQEIKEYEHLKNNQSQIERLEYDSLEKLPEALIKARIIRGHTQESFAKLLGVKPQQVQRDEANGYASASLTKLLKIQHTLNLEIREEIIFK, encoded by the coding sequence ATGATTTTAAATGAATGGCAATACAGTATTACTAAGGCAGAAATGAAAAAATTTGAGTTAGCAATAGCTCAACTTAAAAGTAACCTAGTGCCAGAAGATGAAAATGAAAAAATATGCTACGAAGCTTATTTAGAATCTTTACAAAGCCAAATTGAGGAATTTACTCAAGAGATAAAAGAGTACGAACATCTCAAAAATAATCAAAGTCAAATTGAGCGATTGGAATATGATAGTTTAGAAAAATTACCAGAAGCACTCATCAAAGCGCGGATTATTCGTGGACACACTCAAGAGAGTTTTGCCAAACTTTTAGGAGTTAAACCTCAACAGGTGCAACGTGATGAAGCAAATGGATATGCTAGTGCTAGTTTAACAAAACTTTTGAAAATTCAACACACTCTCAATTTAGAGATTCGGGAGGAAATTATCTTTAAATAA
- a CDS encoding class I SAM-dependent methyltransferase, which translates to MDSHSPLCQIIAHRIITSPQKRITFAQYMDTVLYHPEHGYYSSDAIKIGFRGSDFFTSASLGADFGELLAKQFYQMWEILDQPIRFDLVEMGAGQGILASHILNYLKQEYPDFFAAVKYIIVEKSQSLKQEQQQRLQDFAVDWCNLEEIPPHSITGCFFSNELVDAFPVHQFTLDAGELREIYVTIDNQKQAISEISEIPIIPDPVFVEVIGEPSTPKLGEYFKLVDIDLSQNTYENGYRSEINLAALNWLGIVADCLQRGYVITIDYGYPAHRYYHPRRSQGTLQCYYQHRHHDNPYINIGQQDITAHVDFTALSAWGERCGLKKVGWTQQGLFLMALGIGERLAALSSGKQSISQLLQRREGLHQLINPSGLGNFGVLVQSQGLSEQEASQPLQGLVVPE; encoded by the coding sequence ATGGATTCTCATTCCCCGTTATGTCAAATTATAGCTCATCGGATTATCACCAGTCCTCAAAAACGCATTACCTTTGCCCAATACATGGATACGGTATTATACCATCCAGAACATGGTTATTATTCCAGTGATGCTATCAAAATCGGCTTTCGGGGGAGTGATTTTTTCACATCTGCCAGTTTGGGGGCTGATTTTGGGGAATTATTAGCAAAGCAATTTTACCAAATGTGGGAGATTTTAGATCAACCGATACGTTTTGATTTAGTAGAAATGGGAGCAGGACAAGGCATCTTAGCATCCCATATCCTCAACTATTTAAAGCAAGAATACCCAGATTTTTTTGCCGCAGTCAAATATATTATTGTTGAGAAATCACAAAGTTTAAAACAAGAACAACAACAACGGTTACAAGATTTTGCTGTAGATTGGTGTAACTTAGAAGAAATACCACCTCACTCTATTACTGGCTGCTTCTTTTCTAATGAATTAGTGGATGCTTTTCCAGTCCATCAATTTACTTTAGATGCAGGGGAATTGCGGGAAATTTACGTCACCATTGACAATCAAAAACAAGCAATCAGTGAAATCAGTGAAATCCCAATAATCCCTGATCCTGTATTTGTTGAAGTAATAGGAGAACCATCAACACCAAAATTAGGAGAATATTTTAAGTTAGTAGATATTGATTTAAGCCAAAATACTTATGAAAATGGCTATCGCAGTGAAATTAATTTAGCAGCTTTGAACTGGTTGGGTATAGTGGCAGACTGCTTGCAACGCGGGTATGTGATAACAATTGATTATGGCTACCCTGCTCATCGTTATTATCACCCCAGGCGATCGCAGGGAACTCTCCAGTGCTACTACCAGCATCGTCATCATGATAATCCTTATATCAATATTGGGCAACAAGATATCACTGCCCACGTTGACTTTACAGCCTTATCAGCTTGGGGTGAACGGTGCGGACTCAAAAAAGTTGGTTGGACACAGCAAGGTTTATTTTTGATGGCATTGGGAATAGGTGAAAGACTGGCTGCACTCTCCTCTGGAAAGCAATCAATATCACAGTTGCTACAACGACGGGAGGGACTACACCAACTCATTAACCCATCAGGATTAGGCAATTTTGGAGTTTTAGTTCAAAGCCAGGGACTAAGTGAACAAGAAGCATCACAACCACTCCAGGGATTAGTCGTACCAGAGTAG
- a CDS encoding NAD(P)-dependent oxidoreductase encodes MKVAFLGTGLMGLPMAQRLLAADIELIAYNRTPEKLEPLRAAGAQIVTKPREAIRSADCIVLMLSNAAAIYHVLLTDTSSHTLSGRSIIQMGTINPLESQEIRDTVVAAGGEYIEAPVLGSIPEAQTGNLIVMVGGEEEQYQRHLKLLQNFGKDPVYIGPVGSASNLTLALNQLIASLTTSFALSLAFIQLQGIDVDLFMQVLRQSKLYAPTFDQNLRRMLDGNYTNANLPTKQLIKEIDLFISEAKSLGLNLNSIEGVRQILHATMKMSYPEDDYSSVFPAIREWGEVSGG; translated from the coding sequence ATGAAGGTGGCATTTCTGGGAACTGGATTGATGGGACTACCGATGGCTCAAAGGTTATTAGCTGCCGATATAGAGCTAATTGCCTATAATCGCACCCCAGAAAAATTAGAACCGCTACGGGCAGCAGGAGCGCAAATTGTGACCAAACCCAGGGAAGCAATTCGCTCTGCTGATTGTATAGTGCTAATGCTTTCTAACGCCGCAGCGATTTATCATGTGTTGCTGACAGATACTTCTTCGCATACTTTATCAGGACGCAGCATTATTCAAATGGGGACAATTAATCCCTTAGAAAGCCAAGAAATCAGAGATACAGTAGTTGCGGCTGGTGGTGAATATATAGAAGCTCCTGTCCTCGGTAGTATTCCCGAAGCTCAAACTGGCAATTTAATTGTCATGGTAGGTGGAGAGGAGGAACAGTATCAACGGCACTTAAAGTTATTGCAAAACTTTGGCAAAGATCCTGTGTATATTGGACCAGTAGGTTCTGCCTCAAATCTTACCCTGGCACTCAATCAACTGATTGCTTCGCTCACAACTAGCTTTGCTTTAAGTCTGGCTTTTATCCAGTTGCAAGGCATTGATGTGGATTTGTTTATGCAAGTTTTGCGTCAAAGTAAACTGTATGCTCCCACTTTTGATCAAAATTTGCGGCGGATGTTAGATGGGAATTATACTAACGCCAACTTACCGACAAAACAACTGATCAAAGAAATAGATTTATTTATCTCGGAAGCGAAATCCTTGGGTTTGAATCTCAACAGTATTGAGGGTGTGAGACAAATCTTACACGCAACTATGAAAATGTCTTATCCTGAAGATGACTATTCATCCGTATTTCCAGCGATTCGGGAATGGGGTGAAGTCAGTGGAGGTTGA
- a CDS encoding single-stranded DNA-binding protein translates to MNSCILMAEIYDNPQLRHTPDGLEITEMIVHVAGAKPEDPSHPLKVVGWGNLAKEIHQSYHQGDRVIIEGRLGMNTIDRPEGFKEKRAELTVQRIHAIGQGTYTSSLPAATRTTPVNETPVAPPTYSQTNYESNYPTSAPQVTALQPTYQPAPVQSPSPVGVTPEPDPDDIPF, encoded by the coding sequence ATGAACAGTTGTATTTTGATGGCAGAAATTTACGATAATCCCCAACTGCGACATACCCCAGACGGGTTAGAAATTACAGAAATGATAGTTCATGTAGCCGGAGCAAAACCAGAAGATCCTTCCCATCCTTTAAAAGTCGTAGGTTGGGGAAATTTAGCCAAAGAGATTCACCAAAGTTATCATCAAGGCGATCGCGTTATTATTGAAGGGCGCTTAGGCATGAATACAATTGATCGCCCCGAAGGATTTAAGGAAAAACGCGCAGAATTAACAGTCCAAAGGATTCACGCCATCGGACAAGGTACTTATACCAGTTCACTACCAGCAGCCACAAGAACCACACCAGTCAATGAAACCCCTGTAGCGCCACCAACCTACAGCCAGACTAATTATGAATCAAACTATCCCACATCAGCCCCACAGGTAACAGCCCTGCAACCAACATATCAACCTGCACCTGTTCAGTCTCCATCCCCTGTAGGAGTTACGCCAGAACCCGATCCAGATGACATCCCGTTTTAG
- a CDS encoding GUN4 domain-containing protein: MAIKYDIFLSHASEDKETFVEELCNRLKEADYTVWYDKNELWWGNHLKTKIKEGLDNSQYGIVVISKHYFSTHKEWTFQEFNHILTDLKILPILHHITMEDIRINHPEQYEKIKNWKAISSDKGIDYIIEQSLKEIGNRWSEKEINYSKLRNLLAAQKWKEADEETYEVMIKAVGKKSGDCFTRDELLNFPCQDLRTIDRLWVQYSKGRFGFSVQKEIYLSVGGRLGRYESETFLRFYETVGWGDVIKYNTLPDGHLPIKVPIGARGSGVGGRVAMVEGPMFWVWVGISSLASRLVKCNI, translated from the coding sequence ATGGCAATTAAATATGATATATTCCTCAGCCATGCGTCCGAAGATAAAGAGACATTTGTTGAAGAATTATGTAACAGACTTAAAGAGGCTGACTATACAGTATGGTATGACAAAAATGAACTCTGGTGGGGAAACCACTTAAAAACAAAAATTAAAGAAGGTCTAGATAACTCGCAGTATGGAATTGTGGTAATTAGTAAGCATTACTTTTCTACACACAAAGAATGGACTTTTCAGGAGTTCAATCACATATTAACAGATTTAAAGATTCTGCCTATTTTACATCATATAACGATGGAAGATATAAGAATTAACCACCCAGAACAGTATGAAAAAATTAAGAATTGGAAGGCAATCAGTAGCGACAAAGGAATTGATTATATTATTGAGCAATCACTGAAAGAAATTGGCAACCGCTGGTCTGAAAAGGAAATCAACTACAGCAAACTGCGTAACCTATTAGCAGCACAGAAATGGAAGGAAGCAGATGAAGAAACTTACGAAGTTATGATTAAAGCTGTGGGTAAAAAGTCAGGTGATTGCTTTACAAGAGATGAACTATTAAATTTCCCATGCCAAGACCTCCGCACAATTGACCGATTGTGGGTACAATACAGTAAAGGAAGATTTGGCTTCAGCGTCCAAAAGGAAATTTATTTGAGTGTCGGTGGAAGGCTTGGTAGGTATGAATCTGAAACCTTTTTGAGATTTTATGAAACTGTGGGCTGGGGAGATGTTATAAAGTATAATACATTGCCAGATGGACACTTACCAATTAAAGTACCAATTGGGGCAAGAGGGAGTGGTGTTGGTGGGAGGGTTGCAATGGTGGAGGGTCCGATGTTTTGGGTTTGGGTGGGTATCTCTTCTCTCGCATCGAGACTTGTAAAGTGTAACATTTAA
- a CDS encoding TetR/AcrR family transcriptional regulator produces MPKIVDHEQYRKELLGQCFDLFAAKGYAAITMRQIAGGLKVSTGTLYHYFPNKQALFEQLVEEICQQDIIAALTEFRDKNNLSELMTALGEYLVKNEDYLIKWTYVWVDFCQHQDSKIMLSNSTVFKRANQRCQQVACDLLGVPDVVLASFVLSFVNGVVLEKLWGNENIDFPQQCQLLGEMVTIYINQKLRLKSIINHQ; encoded by the coding sequence ATGCCGAAAATTGTTGATCATGAACAATACCGCAAAGAACTACTCGGACAATGTTTTGATTTATTTGCTGCAAAAGGCTATGCGGCCATTACTATGCGGCAAATTGCTGGGGGTTTAAAGGTTTCAACGGGGACGCTGTATCATTACTTTCCCAACAAACAAGCTTTATTTGAGCAATTGGTAGAAGAAATTTGTCAGCAGGATATTATTGCAGCTTTAACAGAGTTTAGAGACAAAAATAACTTATCAGAATTGATGACAGCCTTGGGAGAATACCTGGTTAAAAATGAGGATTACTTAATTAAGTGGACTTATGTTTGGGTGGATTTTTGTCAACATCAAGACTCAAAAATAATGTTGAGTAATAGCACTGTTTTTAAACGAGCTAATCAACGATGTCAGCAAGTAGCCTGTGATTTATTAGGTGTTCCAGATGTGGTGTTAGCATCTTTTGTTTTGAGTTTTGTGAATGGTGTCGTTCTCGAAAAATTATGGGGAAATGAAAACATTGATTTTCCTCAACAATGCCAACTTTTAGGCGAGATGGTGACAATATATATAAACCAAAAACTCCGGTTAAAATCAATAATTAACCATCAATAA
- a CDS encoding HNH endonuclease, which yields MSVSYIPVALRRLVEERAKYKCEYCLLPAKIAFFPHEIDHIIAEKHGGETNADNLALTCWRCNRYKGSDLGSFDPETGYFSFLFNPRNQEWKSHFIFSEVVVVGLTAEGRTTVKLLQINSEERLAERRKLRLE from the coding sequence GTGAGTGTATCCTATATTCCGGTTGCACTTCGCCGCTTAGTAGAAGAACGGGCAAAATATAAATGTGAATATTGCTTACTACCCGCAAAAATAGCATTTTTTCCTCATGAAATTGACCATATTATTGCTGAAAAACATGGTGGTGAAACCAACGCTGATAATTTAGCACTTACTTGTTGGCGTTGTAACCGTTATAAAGGTAGTGACTTAGGTTCATTTGATCCAGAAACAGGCTATTTTAGTTTTCTATTTAATCCACGTAACCAGGAATGGAAATCACATTTCATATTTTCAGAAGTGGTAGTAGTTGGTTTAACGGCTGAAGGACGGACAACAGTGAAGTTGTTGCAAATTAACAGTGAGGAAAGACTAGCTGAACGAAGAAAATTAAGGTTAGAATAG
- a CDS encoding ABC exporter membrane fusion protein has product MSYKLLFKSPSPGLIGLMLAASAIPIGVAVYGVSNFGQMGKTSVTESKPIVPIGQIVTALGRLEPVTEVIKLSAPLALDGDRIVEVLVKEGDNVKIGQVIAILQSRDLLKKSVIQSQQQVKVAKAKLAQIKAGAKSGEIQEQSAIVERIKAQYAGDQQSQQENIARISAQWEGDIIAQTATINKLTAEFKNAESEYKRYKKLFSEGAISNSVIDSKRLNVETAKQTLSESQAILNRINTTANKQLAEAKVALNRINATSNKQINESQGKLNSIAEVRPVDVQLAQTEIESAIANLNRAKTELEAAYIRAPINGQILKIHTHVGEKTDDKGIVDFAQTSKMMAVAEVYQTDISKIKLGQKAIITSQGFTGELQGTVQQIGLQVKRQNVFGDQPGENLDSRIVEVKIHLNPEDSKKVSGLTNLQVQTAIKL; this is encoded by the coding sequence ATGAGTTATAAACTGTTGTTTAAATCTCCAAGTCCAGGTTTAATTGGTTTAATGCTTGCAGCTAGTGCAATTCCCATAGGAGTTGCTGTTTATGGAGTTTCTAATTTTGGTCAAATGGGTAAAACTTCTGTAACTGAATCAAAACCTATTGTCCCTATTGGGCAAATAGTTACTGCTTTAGGAAGACTAGAACCAGTCACAGAAGTAATTAAGTTATCTGCACCTTTAGCATTAGATGGCGATCGCATTGTTGAAGTATTAGTTAAAGAAGGTGATAATGTTAAAATCGGACAAGTAATTGCTATTTTACAATCCCGTGATCTATTAAAAAAATCTGTGATTCAATCCCAGCAACAAGTGAAAGTTGCTAAAGCTAAACTCGCACAAATTAAAGCTGGTGCTAAATCAGGAGAAATTCAAGAACAGTCAGCAATTGTGGAGAGAATTAAGGCACAATATGCAGGAGATCAACAATCCCAACAGGAAAATATTGCCCGCATATCAGCCCAATGGGAAGGTGATATAATTGCCCAAACAGCAACTATTAATAAACTAACCGCAGAATTTAAAAATGCAGAGTCAGAATATAAACGCTATAAAAAGTTATTTTCTGAAGGGGCAATTTCTAATTCTGTAATTGATAGTAAACGTTTAAATGTAGAAACTGCTAAACAGACATTAAGTGAATCTCAAGCTATTCTCAACCGCATTAATACTACAGCCAATAAACAATTAGCAGAAGCTAAAGTTGCTCTCAATCGTATTAATGCTACTAGTAATAAACAAATTAATGAATCTCAAGGTAAACTCAATAGTATTGCTGAAGTTCGTCCTGTAGATGTGCAGTTAGCGCAAACAGAAATTGAAAGTGCGATCGCTAATTTAAATCGAGCAAAAACTGAACTAGAAGCAGCTTATATTCGCGCTCCCATAAACGGACAAATTCTCAAAATTCATACCCACGTCGGTGAAAAAACTGATGATAAAGGCATTGTTGATTTTGCCCAAACTAGTAAAATGATGGCAGTAGCAGAAGTTTATCAAACCGATATTAGCAAAATCAAATTAGGACAAAAAGCCATAATTACCAGTCAAGGATTTACTGGAGAATTACAAGGTACAGTCCAGCAAATTGGTTTACAAGTCAAACGCCAAAATGTTTTTGGTGATCAACCAGGAGAAAATTTAGACAGTCGCATTGTCGAAGTAAAAATTCACCTCAATCCTGAAGATAGTAAAAAAGTTTCCGGCTTAACTAATTTACAAGTGCAAACAGCAATTAAATTGTAA
- a CDS encoding Uma2 family endonuclease — translation MVQTPIKTLTLDEFLKLPEIKPAREFINGEIIQKPMPQGKHSTVQLDLGSNINLALKPQRIARAYSELRCTFGGRSIVPDITVFTWERIPRDENGEVANTFAIPPDWTIEILSPEQSQTKVVRNILHCLSHGTQMGWLIDPAEKLVFVYFADQRTLLFELETDSLPVPSFAESFNLTVGQLFGWLNE, via the coding sequence ATGGTTCAAACCCCTATCAAAACCTTAACCCTTGATGAATTTCTCAAATTGCCAGAAATCAAACCAGCAAGGGAATTTATTAACGGTGAAATCATTCAAAAACCTATGCCCCAAGGAAAACATAGCACAGTTCAGCTTGACCTTGGTTCTAATATTAACCTAGCACTCAAGCCCCAGCGTATAGCCCGGGCATATTCTGAATTACGCTGTACCTTTGGTGGTAGATCCATTGTACCTGATATTACAGTCTTCACTTGGGAACGCATTCCCCGCGATGAAAATGGTGAAGTTGCTAACACCTTTGCTATCCCTCCTGACTGGACAATTGAAATACTTTCTCCTGAACAAAGTCAAACTAAAGTTGTTCGGAATATCCTCCATTGTCTGAGTCATGGTACTCAAATGGGCTGGCTAATTGACCCCGCAGAAAAATTAGTTTTTGTGTATTTTGCTGATCAACGGACTCTATTATTTGAATTAGAGACAGATAGCTTACCTGTCCCATCTTTTGCGGAGTCGTTTAATCTTACAGTAGGTCAACTTTTCGGTTGGCTAAATGAATAA
- a CDS encoding RluA family pseudouridine synthase, translating into MIVLHPLSDFIRSNFTLSDARPNYYYEGRCPQTGEILRLPRTPLAEAIANSLMQQLEQNHLYSHEGKMYGILLVELPNGEQKVIKAFSGLLNGNSMVTGWVLPISGREQVALLETQTLAKLAAIKQEMITLGQLPEREEYKTLSTEYTQELQAISLHHDHSKLQRQEQRQKFCHTLTDEALKIALERLETESRQQGIDRRNIKRRQNKILQPLQQIIADADRKITELKQQRKQLSRQLQTEMHAAYSLTNFQGQSLSLQQLLPKGTPTGTGECCAPKLLHYAATHQLKPLAMAEFWWGNSPSDDKRQGEFYGACLERCQPLMGFLLSGLKPNKVEIIYEDEWLIAVNKSSGLLSVPGRYSHNQDSVISRLRSLYHQEIIAVHRLDQDTSGILLIAKDTITYSRLSQQFQQRQVHKVYEALLAGSLNIQEGEINLPLWGNPDNRPYQEVDLERGKPSLTHFRVMDREGDYTRVQFVPLTGRTHQLRVHAADTRGLGMAILGDKLYGNHHHLSRLYLHARELRFQHPHVEKILHLQVKTPF; encoded by the coding sequence ATGATTGTTCTTCATCCGCTTTCAGATTTTATCAGATCTAATTTTACCCTTTCTGATGCACGTCCTAACTATTACTATGAAGGAAGGTGTCCCCAAACTGGCGAAATACTAAGATTACCCCGCACCCCTTTAGCCGAAGCTATAGCTAATAGTCTAATGCAACAACTTGAGCAAAATCATCTTTATTCCCATGAAGGAAAAATGTATGGTATTTTGTTAGTTGAATTACCCAATGGTGAACAAAAAGTTATTAAAGCATTTTCTGGTTTATTAAATGGTAATAGTATGGTTACAGGTTGGGTTTTACCAATTTCTGGTAGAGAACAGGTGGCTTTATTAGAAACTCAGACTTTAGCAAAATTAGCAGCCATTAAACAAGAAATGATTACCCTTGGGCAACTTCCAGAAAGAGAAGAATATAAAACTCTGTCTACTGAATATACCCAAGAGTTACAAGCTATTAGTTTACACCATGATCATAGCAAACTGCAACGACAGGAACAACGCCAAAAATTTTGTCACACTCTTACAGATGAAGCTCTAAAAATTGCCCTAGAAAGACTGGAAACAGAAAGCCGTCAGCAGGGAATTGACCGCCGAAATATTAAACGTCGTCAAAATAAAATTTTACAGCCTTTACAGCAAATCATAGCGGACGCAGATAGGAAAATCACGGAACTAAAACAACAGCGTAAACAACTATCTCGACAATTACAAACAGAAATGCACGCCGCTTATAGCCTGACTAATTTTCAGGGACAATCTTTATCTTTACAGCAATTATTACCAAAAGGAACACCAACTGGAACAGGAGAATGTTGCGCTCCTAAATTATTACATTATGCGGCTACTCATCAACTAAAACCTTTAGCAATGGCTGAATTTTGGTGGGGTAATTCTCCGAGCGATGATAAAAGACAAGGGGAATTCTACGGTGCTTGTTTAGAAAGATGTCAGCCATTAATGGGATTTTTATTATCAGGATTAAAGCCAAATAAAGTAGAAATAATTTATGAGGATGAATGGCTAATTGCTGTGAATAAATCATCAGGATTATTATCTGTTCCTGGACGTTATTCTCATAATCAAGATAGTGTAATTAGTCGTTTACGTTCTCTATATCATCAAGAAATAATCGCGGTACATCGTTTAGATCAAGATACTTCTGGAATTCTCTTAATAGCTAAAGATACAATTACTTATTCTCGATTAAGTCAACAATTTCAGCAAAGACAAGTTCATAAAGTTTATGAAGCTTTGCTTGCAGGTTCTCTAAATATTCAAGAAGGTGAAATTAATTTACCTTTGTGGGGAAACCCTGACAATCGCCCTTATCAAGAAGTGGATTTAGAACGGGGTAAACCTAGTTTAACTCACTTCCGCGTTATGGATAGGGAAGGAGATTATACTCGTGTGCAATTTGTCCCCTTAACTGGACGGACTCATCAATTACGGGTTCATGCTGCGGATACAAGAGGACTGGGAATGGCGATTTTAGGGGATAAACTCTATGGTAATCATCATCATCTTAGTAGATTATATCTGCACGCAAGGGAGTTGAGGTTTCAGCATCCCCATGTAGAAAAAATCTTGCACTTACAGGTAAAAACCCCGTTTTAA
- a CDS encoding DevA family ABC transporter ATP-binding protein — MSLDFSSIATPVSSTSETVISVGNLNHCFGKGALQKQVLFDINLEIKAGEIVIMTGPSGSGKTTLLSLMGGLRSAQNGSLQILGQEMSGASKRQLTKLRCQIGYIFQAHNLMSFLTAKENVRMSLELHENYLQGDINGKATAMLEHVGLGKHINDYPENLSGGQKQRVAIARALVSHPKIVLADEPTASLDKQSGRDVVELMQMLAKEQNCTILLVTHDNRILDIADRIIYMEDGQLKNDGVDMEVKVN; from the coding sequence ATGTCACTAGATTTTTCCAGCATTGCTACCCCAGTTAGTTCTACTTCAGAAACGGTTATTTCTGTTGGTAATCTTAATCATTGTTTTGGTAAAGGTGCGCTGCAAAAACAAGTATTATTCGACATTAATTTAGAGATTAAGGCAGGGGAAATTGTCATTATGACTGGTCCTTCTGGTTCGGGCAAAACTACCCTACTATCATTAATGGGGGGTTTACGTTCTGCCCAAAATGGCAGTTTACAAATATTAGGACAGGAAATGTCTGGTGCAAGTAAAAGACAATTAACTAAATTACGTTGCCAAATTGGTTATATTTTTCAAGCACATAATTTGATGAGTTTTTTAACAGCTAAAGAAAATGTCAGAATGTCTTTAGAATTGCATGAAAATTACCTCCAAGGTGATATTAATGGCAAAGCTACAGCGATGTTAGAACACGTTGGTTTAGGAAAACATATTAATGACTATCCAGAGAATTTATCGGGTGGACAAAAACAACGGGTAGCCATAGCCCGCGCTTTAGTTAGTCATCCTAAAATAGTATTAGCAGATGAACCTACAGCTTCATTAGATAAACAATCTGGACGAGATGTGGTGGAATTAATGCAAATGTTAGCAAAAGAACAAAATTGTACTATCTTATTAGTTACCCATGATAACCGCATTCTGGATATAGCTGATCGGATTATTTACATGGAAGATGGACAATTGAAAAATGATGGTGTAGATATGGAAGTCAAAGTAAATTGA